TATAGGAATAACTCCTTTCACCTTCCGGAGATACTGAAGCAGGCCAAGTGCAAGGGCAAATGTTGCACCTCCATCCTTACTGTCGGTATCGTCAATACCAATTATCAGATGGCTGAGAGCCTTTGTTGTCACTTCACCTTCAACAATACTGCTGCCCTCTATCTTTCTGGTCCTAACATCGACAACGCCCTCTGCAAGGCTCATCATATCTGTCAGCGAATAAGCCGGGCCGCCTATACACCGGATAGTCTGGACAATAAACTCACCGCAGGTGCCTGCCCTCCGGAGATCTGCAATACCTACGGCCGGATCAGGGAAAAGACCAATTCTCTTCATATCACCCTTATGACCTGCAACAGATGCATACTCAACAAGCAAAGTTCCCTCCCGTGTCGCCCTTGAAATCCCGCCGCCGGCAAGAGAATGATGATGCCGGCAGAATGCAGCACAACCACCGCTCCTGCATTCATGAAATATCAGAACATTATTCCCGTCAACGGTTGTGAAAATACTCTTGCATGCCGACTGCAGCATAGTTCCGGTGGTCACATACCTCGCCGGAACTCTGCCCCTCTTCTCTTCTTTTAAAATAATACACTTTTCACTGGCAAGACGGTTTACCCAGTCCTGTACAGTACTTCTCGGAATACCTGAAGTTCCGGCAATGTCATTAACTGTAAAAAATCCTTTTTCGAGGGTAAAATCCCTCATAAATCCAAGAAGCTCACGCCTCTTCTCAAGCACACCGGCCATTTAATTTCCTGATAAAGAGCAGGTCTGCAATAATTGCACTTGCAGTCTCTACAGAACCGGCACCACGGCCGATTAATGTAACCTCCCCTGCAAGGTCAGTCTCCGCAGTTACTGCATTGAGAGTTCCGTGAACCACAAGAGTGTGGTTTTTGGGCAGAACACGCGGCATAACCCTTAAAAGTTCTTTTTCGCAGTCAATCTCACCAATCAGCCGGATGGTAAGGTCATCCTCGCCTGCAAGCTGAAGGGATTCTGACGTGATCATATTTATGCCTGCAATTTCAACATCCTCAAGGGATTTTTTATAGCCAAGGACAGTATTTGCAAGGATTACAAGCTTTATCGCCGCATCTATACCCATGACATCGTAGGTAGGATCAGCTTCGGCATATCCAAGCTCCCTTGCCTCCAGAAGAGCCTGACTGTATGTCAGTTTCTCATCAGCCATTCTGGTCAGGATGTAATTACATGTCCCGTTGAAGACACCATATATTCTTTTTATATCATTCCCCGCAAGGCCGTTTTGCAGTGAGAGTATGATCGGTATTGCACCGCAGACTGTTGCCTCAAACTTCAGCTCAACGCCGTTCTCATCTGCGAGTTCTTTTAGTTCCGGATATTTAAGTGCCACCGGACCTTTATTTGATGTAATAACATGCTTACCTGATGATAGTGCCTTTCTTATATAACCAAGTGCAGGCTCTCCGGTCTCTGCATCAGTAGGAGTAACCTCAATTAAAACATCAAAATCAGCTTCCGATATAACATCATCCGGAGTCAGCCCGATTTTTCCGCATAATCCGGAGTTTTCCTTTGCAATGAATACTGACTGGATGTCAAGACCACTATTGTCTATTGCAGCGCTCTTTGAATCGGCAATGGCAGTTACCGTGATGCCAAGGCCCTTATCCCTGATTATTGAAGCGATTCCCTTACCGACAGATCCAAAACCGATTATTGCAACCTTCATTTAAAAGTCCTCCAGAGGCTCTATTATCAGAATATCCTTCTTCTCCGCGATATTACGCAGAATCTCAAGGGCACGCCCTATATCCTCCAGACTGTCGGATTTTATTGTCATCTTTGCAGACGTAGGCTCATTTATAGCCGGCATTACCATTGAAAGAGCACCTACCTCTGCAAATCCGGTATCATCAATTTTCTGCACAGTATCACTGAGATCTGTATGCAGAAGATGACCGATAAGAATGAAGGACTTTCTGATAAGATGCTGTTCTTCTCCGACCCTGAGAATATTTACATTACTCTTCTTCATGAGATCAATCATCTCATCAAGCTTATTTTCCGGAAGTTCAAGCTGAATCCGGACATCAAGGGTTCCGTTTTCAGAAAGGGGATCACGTTCGTGTATCACTGATTTTATATTCCCGCCAACTTCCGATATTGGTTTTAAGGCTGCAAGGAGCTGCCCCGGCAGATCCCTGACCTCAAGCTTCATTGAAACCTGCAATTTTCCTCCAACCTCCTGTTAAAAGAGTTGATCTGCAAAACTGATAAGTCTTTTACAAACAGATTACGGAATATGGTTTATCAAAAATCAAAATCGTCCTGAACTAAGAACCCAGGAATAACTATATATACAAAAAAACAGATTAGTAGAATATCACTTATAATCCGAAAATAATAATTAAGGAGGAAAAAATGGCAAAACCAATAGAACTGGGATTAACACTCTCCGGTAGCGATGCCCGAAGATTCAATAAATATATGAGACATCCTACTTATCCAAAAAAAGCAAGAGAAATGCTAAAAAATGCTGCAAAAAGAGCAGAATACAAAACAGATTAAATGGAACTCCCGGATAATATTCCCAAAGAACAGTTAATATTTTCATTTTTATCAAAAAAGGACAAATTATCAGGGTTTGATTGTTCTGAATCTGAATTAAACGAATTTTTGGTACAGGATGCACTGGACAATCAGATTAGAAAATTTTCAGTTACGCGCCTTTTATACTGGAATAACAATATCACAGGTTATTTCACACTGGTTAATGACTGTATCAGCATTGATAACCTGGAAAATGTAGATCGTCAGGATGATATTATCTATAGAAAATATCCTGCATTGAAAATTGCACGACTTGCAACAGATAAAAATTTTGAAAATAAGGGGATTGGAACCCATATGGTTGATGAAATATTTTATATTGCATTCAAAATATCAAACAGTGTGGGTTGCAGGATATTAACTGTAGATTCAAAACAGAATTCAGTTACCTTTTACCAAAAATTCGGTTTTAAAAGGGCTACAAATTCACGTAGAGAGACAATTCCCATGTATCTTGACTTCCATTCCGCATTAAAACAGGAATAAAGAATGATCTGACAACAGAAAATTCAGTCAGACACTCTTCAGTTTGCTGTCAACTTTTGCAAAGAAATTTTTGCCAAGATTTATGAACAGTGCAGGATCTTCGGACTTTTCGATGCTGACAACATTGCCGTTGTAAAGTTCCATTATCAGCTCACCGTCAATGACAAGATCAGCCGGCTTCGGACTGTCAAGTTCAACACCAACCCTTCGTTCGATACTGATAAGATGAGGCCTTGAGGAGAGATGATACGGTGCAAGAGGCACTACCAGAAAACATTCGATTAACGGATCGACAATAGGCCCTCCGGCACTCATGGCGTAACCTGTAGAACCTGTCGGTGTGCTTATCAGAACACCATCTGCCCTGAACCTCTCAGCCGGAACATGATCCACATTGATTGTAAACTCCAGAATTTTTGCAGGCCGTGATGTAACAATGACAGCTTCATTAAGGGCATCGCCGACATTATAACCGTCAACCTTTACTGAAAGCCTCATCCTCTCTTCAATGGTAAAATTTCCGGATTCGATCTTTTCAAACTGCTCCCTTGCCTCATCAGGTTCAAGTTCAGAGAGAAATCCAACATGACCCTTGTTGATGCAGAGAAGCGGGATCTGCCTGCCAATCTCCCTGACGCAGCGCAATACAGAACCATCACCTCCAATAACGACAATAATATCTGTATCAATTGCAGAAAACGGGACTCCGCCCTCTATCGAGAGCGCATCCGCCGTCTTCCGCTCAAATATCACCTGATGTCCTCTTCCGGATATAAAAGCACCAAATTCCCTTGCGTACTCCAGAACATCCTTATTATCCGGACGCGATACAATTCCAAATCTCATCTGCAAAACCTAAAAGCCCTTCTACTTTCACCTGAGGTACTCAATAACCTTATTGTGGATACAGCCATTTGTCGCAACAAGGCAGCGCCCGTCCGATACATCATCAGAAAAATTAACCGGCCCGCCCGTCCGGCCGGTAACAACACCGCCCGCACACTTACAGAAATACATACCGGCCGCAGCATCAGTGACTCTCAACGTATCCCTTACATCAACAAACCCGTCAAGTCTGCCTGCACCGACATAGCACAGTTCAAGGGCTGATGCACCGTAAAGTCTCCAGCGTCTCACCTTTTTGCCAAGCTTCTCTATTGATGACGGGTCAAACTTCCTGCCATAGATACTGAGAGTGGCCTTCTCAAGCAGATCTGTATCTGAGACTGACACTCTCCTCCCGTCAACCTCAGCACCGGTCTCTTCAGAGGCATAAAACAGTTCACCATGTGCAAGATCTTTCACAAATGCATGCGTTATCTCCCCTTCATACTCATAAGCAACAGAGAGGGCATAAAACGGATTTCCGGTCACTGCATTATGTGTTCCGTCGATTGGATCCAGAAATATCCGGCCCTCACCCGAACCAAAGTCATAAATCCCTGCCTCTTCACTGACGGCATACCGGCAGAGGTTATTTTCCCGGATATAATCAAATACAATATCTTCCGCGATTTTGTCGATAAGTTTTGTCGCTGTGCCGTCAGCACCCTGACAGACGATCCTTGCGCCCTCACGGGTACCTTCAATCCCGGAAATACCGCTGATTACCCTCTGTGACATCTCTTCACAGTGTCTTTTGAAATCTTCCTGCATCCTGTACCCAAACCTTTCTTTTTTCGTTGATTTTATTTAAGGTGATTTAGATATAACATATAGAGTTTGATCATCATGAAAGAACAGACAGAAATTGGAAAATTAAAAGAAGGCCGCTACGTTGTAATCGAAGATGAACCATGTAAAATTCTCGCAATTGCCACCTCAAAACCCGGAAAACACGGTGCTGCAAAGTCAAGAATTGATGCAATGGGAATATTTGACGGAGTAAAGAGATCAATCGTTCAGCCGGTTTCAGCAAAGACCTACGTCCCGATTGTAGAGAGAAGAAGCGCGCAGGTTATATCAATAGCCGGCGACACAGTCCAGTTAATGGATATCAAGGATTTTGAGATGTTTGAGATGAATATTGGTGCTGACAAGGCTGCAACACTTGAGGCCGGTTCAGAGATTCCATATATTTCATCACTTGGAAAGAAGAAACTTGACAGTTAAATAAAATGCAATACTTTCTAAAACCTTTTTTTGCAGATGCTGAATGCGCTTACGAAGACGCTGATTACATAATATTCGGTGTCCCTTACGACGGAACGACATCATACCTTTCAGGAACCAGACTCGGCCCTAAGGCAATAAGGGAGGCTTCCTGGAATTTCGAGACATATCTCCCGGATTTTGATCTGGACATCTCAGAGATAGCCATATGCGACATGGGAGACCTTGAAATATCAACCGTTCCTGAGATGGTCATATGCGAAGTTGAATCTGCAGTGCGTGATTTCACGGAAGAGAACAAATTTCCGGTAATCCTCGGGGGGGAACATTCACTCACCATTGGCGCACTGAATGCCATAAGGCCCGAATGCTATGTCGTATGCGATGCCCACCTGGATTTAAGGGAGGAATTCGGCAGCACACCTTTCAACCACGCCTGTGTCACCAGAAGGGCATTCGATATGGGCGCGGAGATATTTATCATCGGTGCACGAAGCGGACCTGAAGAAGAATTCCGGCTTGCAGGGGAGAATGAAAGAATTCATCTTTACACTCCGGACGATGTCAGAAGAAGAGGCATCTCCGGAATATGTGATGAGATCATCAGTATAATCTCCGGAAGAAAAACCTATCTCTCTATTGACGCGGATGTCATAGACTGTTGCCTGACTCCGGGACTGGGGACTCCCGAACCCTTTGGGCTTGATACCTTTGACATAAGGGACCTTGTCAGAAAGATCGGCCCGTATGCATCTGCATTTGATTACGTAGAGGTATGCCCGACAGATTCAGGTCAGACTGCTACGGTTGCTGCAAAAATTATCCGTGAATTTATTGCAGTTCACAGCATATCTGCAAAAGAAGTACAGAACTGAGAGAAATAAACCGGAACTCAAGAGAAAGTCCTGAAAAAACAGAATATTAATTTCAATAAATTTCAGTAATGTTCAGACCGGAATTTATACCACCCGGACAAAGTCCTTTTTTTATTCCAGAGATGTCCGGGATTATCCTTAATCTGACAAAAATCAGACATAACTGGACGGGATTTTAATCTCAATCTTATAGGACTGAAGCATATTGGGATGAATTATGAAGTAATAATTGCCGAATCCCTCATAAAATTCATGTCGCCAGATGAACTCCTCAAATTCACCCCTCGCAATTGTTGCCCCGGATTCATCCACTCCCTCAAGAAGTGCTTCCTCCGGGAAAGGAGCCTCAGTCATTGTATTAAGGACATATTCAACGCCGTTTGGCTTGTCGGCATTCATCACCTGAATATTTACCGAAGGTGTGAGGTAAAACTGCTGACCGGCCTCTGCACCCTCACCACCAACTGATCCAAAGCCCTCCAGCGTCACATCCATAATCCAGTAAGGGTACGGAATATTGAAGATCTGGGTTGTAGCATCCCACTGCCCGTTGATCTCGGCATATGTGACATATGTCTCATTTATCTCCTCATCGGCAGGCACATTGAAACCAAAGTCTTTGAGCTGAGACTCCCACTGCATATTATATGTGGAGGGATCGACAAACTGCACCTCTTTAGGAGTAAGACCGTCCCATTCGGGAGTAGCTGCCGCTGTAGGTTTTACTGAAAGGGAAGGGGAATAAGGATTATCCATAGCGCCCTGCGGAACAGGGATCTGCTGTGGAACGGTAATTGTATCATTTGAAGTTTCAGGCAGGGGAATAATCGGATCTCCGTTTATCAGCGGCTTTACAACAAGAGCCAGAATAAGAACTATGGCAATTGCACCGATAAAAAATATTAAATCCTGCCTTTCCATGGAAACAATATGGTTCTGTTTTTATTTATAAGTAATTTCAGCGACAAAAAAAGTCGGTTTTTTATAATCACAACTGATTAATTCCGGATGACCATTTACAGATGACCACCGGCACATTCAGAAACTTTAACCCCTAAGCTCCTCCCAGAATCTGAGAAGGCCGAAACAACCTGAGAGCATCATATCGCCATACGGTGCCGCCTGATATGCATCCGGCAGCAGCTTAAATCTGTTAGGGCCAGTAACTGCAATATTATCTGTAAGAAGAGGCTTTCTTACCTCTGCACCGTGTCCGTTGTCATCAAATACTTCCTTCCCGGAAATTGTACCTCTCTTAAGCTCCTCAATATATTTAAGCAGACCGGCCGTTGAGAGCCTCCCCGTATGGTGCTCAAAAATACCATAAATTTCCGTGCCTTTAATCGTAAAAACAAGAGTATGCCCGTTTCCGGCATTGACAAGCACAAGGCCGGATTCAGACATCTTCTTCACGACAGGATCGCATAACGCACCCATAATTGCCGCAGGTCCGGTATCTGTTACAAGACTTCCCGGCGCCTGCTTCAGGACAGACCGCATCCTTGTCATTGAAGGATGCGGAGGATCTGACGTAAGGGAATTGAGCACCCAGTCATTCTCATCCAGAAGTTCTCTGAAGAGATTCATCCTGTATATCCTGTTGCTCATATCCGGAGAATACCCGTGATCCTGAACTGCAAAGGCAAAATTTTTGGGATAATCAAGGGAGAAGGAGTCAAAGACACCTTTAATCTCCCTCTCCATAAAATCCCTGGTCTCAATAACAACTGCATCAGAAGGTGCACAGGACGTAATTTTAATTCCCTTCTCGCGAACTGAATCAGCATTGTCCCTTATGGTAA
The sequence above is a segment of the Methanoplanus limicola DSM 2279 genome. Coding sequences within it:
- a CDS encoding homoserine dehydrogenase; the encoded protein is MKVAIIGFGSVGKGIASIIRDKGLGITVTAIADSKSAAIDNSGLDIQSVFIAKENSGLCGKIGLTPDDVISEADFDVLIEVTPTDAETGEPALGYIRKALSSGKHVITSNKGPVALKYPELKELADENGVELKFEATVCGAIPIILSLQNGLAGNDIKRIYGVFNGTCNYILTRMADEKLTYSQALLEARELGYAEADPTYDVMGIDAAIKLVILANTVLGYKKSLEDVEIAGINMITSESLQLAGEDDLTIRLIGEIDCEKELLRVMPRVLPKNHTLVVHGTLNAVTAETDLAGEVTLIGRGAGSVETASAIIADLLFIRKLNGRCA
- a CDS encoding GNAT family N-acetyltransferase, whose product is MELPDNIPKEQLIFSFLSKKDKLSGFDCSESELNEFLVQDALDNQIRKFSVTRLLYWNNNITGYFTLVNDCISIDNLENVDRQDDIIYRKYPALKIARLATDKNFENKGIGTHMVDEIFYIAFKISNSVGCRILTVDSKQNSVTFYQKFGFKRATNSRRETIPMYLDFHSALKQE
- a CDS encoding NAD(+)/NADH kinase, encoding MRFGIVSRPDNKDVLEYAREFGAFISGRGHQVIFERKTADALSIEGGVPFSAIDTDIIVVIGGDGSVLRCVREIGRQIPLLCINKGHVGFLSELEPDEAREQFEKIESGNFTIEERMRLSVKVDGYNVGDALNEAVIVTSRPAKILEFTINVDHVPAERFRADGVLISTPTGSTGYAMSAGGPIVDPLIECFLVVPLAPYHLSSRPHLISIERRVGVELDSPKPADLVIDGELIMELYNGNVVSIEKSEDPALFINLGKNFFAKVDSKLKSV
- a CDS encoding bifunctional fructose-bisphosphatase/inositol-phosphate phosphatase; this translates as MQEDFKRHCEEMSQRVISGISGIEGTREGARIVCQGADGTATKLIDKIAEDIVFDYIRENNLCRYAVSEEAGIYDFGSGEGRIFLDPIDGTHNAVTGNPFYALSVAYEYEGEITHAFVKDLAHGELFYASEETGAEVDGRRVSVSDTDLLEKATLSIYGRKFDPSSIEKLGKKVRRWRLYGASALELCYVGAGRLDGFVDVRDTLRVTDAAAGMYFCKCAGGVVTGRTGGPVNFSDDVSDGRCLVATNGCIHNKVIEYLR
- a CDS encoding translation initiation factor IF-5A, with protein sequence MKEQTEIGKLKEGRYVVIEDEPCKILAIATSKPGKHGAAKSRIDAMGIFDGVKRSIVQPVSAKTYVPIVERRSAQVISIAGDTVQLMDIKDFEMFEMNIGADKAATLEAGSEIPYISSLGKKKLDS
- the speB gene encoding agmatinase; translated protein: MQYFLKPFFADAECAYEDADYIIFGVPYDGTTSYLSGTRLGPKAIREASWNFETYLPDFDLDISEIAICDMGDLEISTVPEMVICEVESAVRDFTEENKFPVILGGEHSLTIGALNAIRPECYVVCDAHLDLREEFGSTPFNHACVTRRAFDMGAEIFIIGARSGPEEEFRLAGENERIHLYTPDDVRRRGISGICDEIISIISGRKTYLSIDADVIDCCLTPGLGTPEPFGLDTFDIRDLVRKIGPYASAFDYVEVCPTDSGQTATVAAKIIREFIAVHSISAKEVQN
- a CDS encoding DUF1786 domain-containing protein, yielding MTAEFGYDYMFDIDRDILSIDVGKGTQDILFFDPEKSVENSVKFVLPSPNVIVGKEIMAAVRTGRPIHLKGFTMGGGDCVAAIMHAVNSGTGVTATEEAALTIRDNADSVREKGIKITSCAPSDAVVIETRDFMEREIKGVFDSFSLDYPKNFAFAVQDHGYSPDMSNRIYRMNLFRELLDENDWVLNSLTSDPPHPSMTRMRSVLKQAPGSLVTDTGPAAIMGALCDPVVKKMSESGLVLVNAGNGHTLVFTIKGTEIYGIFEHHTGRLSTAGLLKYIEELKRGTISGKEVFDDNGHGAEVRKPLLTDNIAVTGPNRFKLLPDAYQAAPYGDMMLSGCFGLLRFWEELRG